A region from the Aquimarina sp. ERC-38 genome encodes:
- a CDS encoding dodecin family protein, with translation MAIIKVIEVLANSKESWEDATKNAIQQASKSVKNIRSAYVAEQSVVVNDDQVTEFRVNLKLSFEVK, from the coding sequence ATGGCAATTATTAAAGTTATTGAAGTACTGGCTAATTCTAAAGAAAGCTGGGAAGATGCAACAAAAAATGCAATACAACAGGCATCTAAATCTGTAAAAAATATAAGGTCTGCTTACGTAGCAGAACAAAGTGTCGTAGTTAATGACGATCAAGTAACTGAATTTAGAGTAAACTTAAAACTTTCTTTTGAAGTTAAATAA